In Amaranthus tricolor cultivar Red isolate AtriRed21 chromosome 3, ASM2621246v1, whole genome shotgun sequence, a single window of DNA contains:
- the LOC130808436 gene encoding uncharacterized mitochondrial protein AtMg00810-like — MEQPRDSHWNALKHTLNYVHSTCGQGKILNATDELTLQAFSDSGWGSCLNSRRSVTCYVLLLGKSSISWKSKKQGTVSRSSSEAKYRAMVAAATNSWINNSYEEDFFTLSPTVCKRLIWIYFLKHKSEVFKVFVDFYHMICTQFQTPIRILRTDNGREYVNTEMHQFFTSKGIIHQTSCPDTPNKMVSLNGKTEPY; from the exons ATGGAACAACCGAGAGACTCTCATTGGAATGCTTTAAAACATACCCTGAACTATGTGCATTCAACATGTGGACAAGGAAAAATCCTCAATGCCACTGACGAACTCACATTGCAAGCATTCTCAGACAGTGGTTGGGGCTCCTGCTTAAACTCTAGGAGATCAGTAACTTGTTATGTCTTACTCTTAGGAAAGTCCTCTATTTCATGGAAATCCAAAAAACAAGGCACTGTCTCTAGATCCAGCTCTGAAGCTAAATACAGAGCAATGGTTGCTGCAGCAACAAATAGTTGG ATAAATAACTCGTATGAAGAGGACTTTTTTACGTTATCGCCAACAGTATGCAAACGTCTAAT ctggatttattttcttaaacacaaatctgaggtaTTTAAAGTGTTTGTCGATTTTTATCACATGATTTGCACCCAATTCCAAACCCCAATCCGTATCTTGAGAACTGATAATGGCCGTGAATATGTTAACACTGAGATGCACCAATTCTTTACTAGTAAAGGCATTATTCACCAAACTTCGTGTCCAGATACAcccaacaaaatggtgtcgctGAACGGAAAAACAGAACCTTACTAG
- the LOC130808770 gene encoding protein PIN-LIKES 3-like encodes MGFLALFMVALMPVLKTLLLTAVGLILALDRINLLGPTARHNLNNLVFYIFSPCLMGAYLAKTVTFDVMVNMWFMPVNILITFIIGSVLGWILVKITKAPHNLQGLVIGCCAAGNLGNLLLIVIPAICNEPKNPFGEYSICMADGAAYVSVSMAVGAVYIWSYVYVIMKISAEKTNRGERTDSHHSVVIIRSCDAASENTEPLLLSKVGETVSKLEKIKNSTFGVVRRMRSINLQMLFAPTTIGSAIGFFVGLVPLLKMLLVGTEAPLRIIYSASEILGGATVPCVTLIVGANLLRGLRRSGISVLLVIGIMVVRYIALPLLGIVIVSAANRYGLVGSNPLYQFVLMLQFALPPAMSIGTIAQLFEAGEGECSVVMLWTYAVSALALTLWSTFFMWLVL; translated from the exons atgggaTTCTTAGCTTTGTTCATGGTGGCTCTAATGCCAGTGTTGAAGACATTGCTATTGACAGCAGTTGGTCTAATACTTGCCCTAGATCGCATTAATTTATTGGGTCCAACAGCAAGGCataacttgaataat TTGGTATTTTACATATTCAGTCCTTGTCTAATGGGCGCCTACCTAGCCAAGACGGTTACATTTGATGTTATGGTTAACAT GTGGTTTATGCCAGTAAACATTTTGATCACATTTATAATTGGATCGGTACTTGGATGGATACTAGTCAAGATCACCAAGGCACCCCATAATTTGCAAGGACTTGTTATAGGATGTTGTGCTGCAG GAAATTTGGGGAACTTGCTATTAATAGTAATTCCAGCAATATGCAATGAACCAAAGAACCCCTTTGGTGAATACTCAATTTGCATGGCAGATGGGGCAGCCTATGTTTCTGTTTCCATGGCG GTAGGAGCCGTGTATATTTGGTCTTATGTTTATGTTATAATGAAAATATCAGCTGAGAAAACCAACCGTGGTGAGAGAACAGACAGCCATCACTCCGTTGTGATAATAAGGTCTTGTGATGCAGCTTCAGAAAACACTGAACCCTTACTACTTTCCAAG GTTGGGGAAACTGTATCTAAGTTAGAAAAGATCAAGAACAGTACATTTGGCGTTGTTCGAAGAATGAGAAGTATTAATTTACAAATGCTATTCGCACCAACTACAATTGGCTCT GCCATAGGATTTTTTGTTGGACTAGTCCCTCTACTAAAAATGTTGCTAGTTGGTACAGAAGCTCCTCTTCGTATAATATACAGTGCTTCTGAAATACTAGG AGGAGCAACAGTACCCTGTGTAACACTCATCGTTGGAGCTAATCTTCTAAGAG GTTTAAGAAGATCTGGAATAagtgtattattagtaataGGGATAATGGTGGTGCGTTACATAGCATTGCCTCTGCTTGGAATCGTAATTGTAAGTGCTGCTAACCGCTATGGTCTGGTCGGATCCAACCCATTGTATCAGTTTGTGCTCATGCTTCAGTTTGCTCTCCCACCAGCTATGTCTATTG GTACAATAGCCCAACTCTTCGAAGCAGGCGAGGGTGAATGTTCAGTGGTTATGCTATGGACGTATGCTGTGTCCGCCCTAGCCTTAACTCTTTGGTCCACATTCTTTATGTGGCTCGTATTATAA